From Harpia harpyja isolate bHarHar1 chromosome 19, bHarHar1 primary haplotype, whole genome shotgun sequence, one genomic window encodes:
- the LOC128154242 gene encoding zinc finger CCCH domain-containing protein 11A-like, whose protein sequence is MSKQGDDCYFYFYSTCNKGDSCSFRHCEAALGNERVCRLWREGRCFRTSCRFRHMEVEKKRSEIPCYWENQPAGCQKSNCAFRHTKGRYVDGRFFPPSKTTLPSPPESAEDAVKMAQASLQQNKLSVQSNPSPPLRGVMKAENSEKVPSPTHPPVVINAADDDEDGYFLLPEDQLSEEGGETKTAVQQPATEAPSGSRIISTRKCSANTKQEDNLNFGIKTVKEIKLKKLKEKTKNQGEGPSGVSVPPLQSRAVPVPEKEIVRTVVRTVTLSTKQGEEPVIQLNLGERMGKRKASTAGKSVLPLKRNLADRLGKKTEVLDSADKAAKRVQVPRSLKERLGLSRKVCLKPLDGKATFPTKQPLKRKAAESHPSAVAAVKPLSATGGDGKEPSAKKAAVAIVPALPEDSLLSIRGREKPQASPELHLGSQADSVAQSEVTSSTSASTQVAVKTHQLSSTGAWEAPFSVEDDFEKFLWEISGGKLEDIIDPDPEKDEDELLMELAEM, encoded by the exons gtgaggctgctctgggcaatgagagagtgtgcaggctgtggcgggagggtcgctgtttcaggactagctgcaggttcagacacatggaagtcgaa aaaaaacgcagtgagattccttgctactgggagaatcaaccagctggctgtcaaaaatccaactgcgcgttccgtcacacgaaaggacgttatgtcgacggacgcttcttcccgccaagcaaaa ctacgcttccaagtccccctgagtctgcagaagatgctgtgaaaatggctcaggcgtcactgcagcaaaacaaactttctgtccagtcaaatccctctccgccgctgaggggggtgatgaaagcggaaaactctgaaaaggtcccaagtcctacgcatcctccagttgtaatcaatgctgcagatgatgatgaagatgggtactttttacttcctgaag accagctttctgaagaaggaggtgaaactaaaacagctgtccagcaaccggcaacagaagcccctagtggatcgcggataatttccactaggaaatgcagcgctaatacaaagcaag aggacaatttaaattttggaataaaaacagttaaagaaatcaaattgaagaaactaaaggaaaaaacaaaaaaccaaggtg AAGGTCCTTCAGGAGTTTCTGTTCCTCCGCTCCAATCTCGGGCTGTTCCTgtgccagaaaaggaaattgtacgGACGGTAGTGAGAACTGTGACTCTGTCTACAAAGCAAG gggaggagcctgtgattcaactgaaccttggcgagaggatgggaaaacggaaagcctccacag ctggtaaaagtgtccttccgctaaagcgcaaccttgctgacaggctggggaagaagacagaggttctggatagtgctgacaaagcagcaaagagag ttcaagtccccaggtctctgaaggagaggctaggactgtcc cggaaggtgtgcctgaagcctttggatgggaaagccaccttccccacaaagcagccactgaaacgtaaggcagccgagagtcatccctctgccgtggcggctgtgaagccattgagtgccactggtggcgacgggaaggagccttcagctaaaaaagcagctgtg gccattgttccggctttgccagaggacagcctcctctccatacgtgggagagaaaaaccccaagccag tcctgaactgcaccttggaagccaggcagactctgtggcacagtcagaggtcacaagctcgacctcagcttccacacaagtagcggtaaagacacaccagctgagctccacaggggcctgggaagcccccttctctgtagaagacgactttgagaagtttctttgggaaatctcaggaggcaaactggaagacataattgacccagacccagagaaggatgaggatgagctcctcatggaacttgctgaaatg